Proteins from a genomic interval of Paenibacillus sp. FSL R5-0623:
- a CDS encoding ABC transporter permease: MFLAMKELMHSKMKFLMIIIIFVLMAWLVFILSGLGNGLSTLAASTFKTMKADYVIFEEGSQSSMSKSLLSDQLVAEAEKLPNVDAAAPMGSTMATALKENNTKNEDKVDIAIIGIDPGSFLEPAIVEGESLSSENPTGVVVNSTMKDEGYQIGDTFQLDGTTESLTIIGYVENQTYNHVASVFTPMDEWWQITFAAPGSDKGVTGPVNAIMLQGKDIEPNVINNMLSGTDTVTRAAAVQGMPGYKEENGTILMMLAFLLAISAFVLGVFFYVITMQKTNQFGIMKAIGASNRFLGKTIISQVFVLSLTSIVIGILLTYGTAAIMPKGMPFKLETSLVVTYSVILLIIAMLSSMVSVRKITKIDPLKALGRVE; this comes from the coding sequence ATGTTTTTAGCTATGAAGGAATTAATGCATAGTAAAATGAAATTTTTAATGATTATAATTATTTTCGTACTAATGGCTTGGTTAGTCTTTATTTTATCCGGTCTGGGGAATGGTTTATCTACGCTAGCTGCCTCAACATTCAAGACCATGAAGGCTGATTATGTCATCTTTGAAGAAGGGTCACAGTCTTCAATGAGCAAGTCACTGCTGTCAGATCAATTGGTTGCTGAGGCAGAAAAGCTGCCAAATGTGGATGCTGCTGCACCCATGGGAAGTACGATGGCAACAGCACTGAAAGAGAATAACACCAAGAATGAAGATAAGGTAGATATAGCGATTATAGGAATTGACCCAGGAAGCTTTTTGGAACCAGCTATTGTAGAAGGTGAAAGCCTGTCTTCCGAGAACCCTACGGGTGTCGTGGTGAATTCAACCATGAAAGATGAGGGCTATCAAATTGGGGACACGTTTCAACTGGATGGAACGACGGAATCATTGACAATTATCGGATATGTGGAGAATCAGACCTATAACCACGTCGCATCCGTATTTACTCCAATGGATGAATGGTGGCAGATTACCTTTGCGGCTCCAGGTTCGGATAAAGGAGTTACAGGACCCGTGAATGCGATCATGTTACAAGGCAAGGATATCGAGCCAAATGTAATTAATAACATGCTATCAGGTACGGATACGGTTACCCGAGCGGCAGCCGTTCAAGGTATGCCAGGGTACAAAGAAGAGAACGGTACGATTCTAATGATGCTTGCATTTTTGCTTGCGATCTCCGCATTTGTGCTTGGGGTATTCTTTTATGTGATCACGATGCAAAAGACCAATCAGTTCGGCATTATGAAAGCGATCGGTGCCAGTAACCGATTCTTGGGAAAAACCATTATCTCTCAAGTGTTTGTACTTTCACTGACTAGCATTGTTATTGGAATCTTGCTGACCTATGGAACAGCAGCGATCATGCCAAAAGGTATGCCATTCAAGCTGGAAACCAGTCTTGTTGTCACATATTCTGTTATCCTGCTCATTATCGCTATGTTAAGTTCGATGGTTTCTGTTCGTAAAATTACAAAGATTGATCCGCTCAAGGCGCTCGGGAGGGTTGAATAA
- a CDS encoding TetR/AcrR family transcriptional regulator, with translation MGRKQSFTETELLDTTKKLILEHGYDGFHLKLLSQHLSGARSTIYQYYSNKEEIVAACMKRSISTVLENSLAIDETDPMDALEQLLLIYAEESTLHQLLGDASKINTTNSSAAARDIEFIEKAHMTLKIQLSRLFERAQQDQALRQDIPLPVLIGVFFNLINTPNMLNIPTPDWGKLLFQMWVGGAKS, from the coding sequence ATGGGAAGAAAACAATCTTTCACTGAGACAGAGCTACTGGACACAACAAAAAAGTTAATACTTGAGCATGGCTACGACGGTTTTCATCTCAAGCTGCTCTCACAGCATCTGTCTGGAGCCCGGAGCACGATATATCAATATTACTCTAATAAAGAAGAGATTGTTGCTGCTTGTATGAAGCGCTCCATATCAACCGTATTAGAGAATTCATTAGCCATTGATGAGACAGATCCAATGGATGCTCTCGAACAATTGCTCCTCATTTACGCAGAAGAATCTACGCTCCATCAACTTTTGGGAGATGCTAGTAAAATTAATACGACTAATTCTTCCGCAGCAGCGAGAGATATTGAATTTATTGAGAAAGCACATATGACTCTTAAAATTCAATTATCACGCTTGTTTGAACGCGCTCAGCAGGATCAAGCCCTGCGACAAGATATTCCTCTACCTGTACTTATTGGTGTTTTTTTTAACTTAATTAATACGCCTAATATGCTAAATATCCCTACGCCTGATTGGGGGAAGCTGTTGTTTCAAATGTGGGTTGGGGGAGCCAAGAGCTAG
- the pdxA gene encoding 4-hydroxythreonine-4-phosphate dehydrogenase PdxA, whose translation MKPTIGITMGDAAGIGPEIIMKALGHQEMYDQCNPLVIGDAKILERVLPVIGSNLNVNAIQEPSEAKYEFGTVDVIDLNLVPADLEYGKVSAVAGDAAFQFLAKAIDLAKKQQIHSICTAPLNKEALHQGGHLYPGHTEILADLTDTQDFSMMLTTPNLRVIHLTTHMGLIDAIASINPERTYTVVKLAHDTLKKAGFEDPRVAVCGINPHAGENGLFGNGEEEEKLQPGIERAQQEGINVVGPLPADTLFFRAGRGDFDIVVACYHDQGHAPIKVMGIEEGVNITVGLKGGIIRTSVDHGTAFDIAGKNIADDKSMLAAIRSAIELAPKDLV comes from the coding sequence ATGAAACCTACAATTGGGATTACAATGGGCGACGCAGCAGGTATTGGACCGGAGATTATTATGAAAGCACTGGGTCATCAAGAAATGTACGATCAGTGCAATCCACTCGTTATCGGTGATGCGAAAATTTTGGAGCGTGTATTGCCGGTCATCGGTTCAAATCTGAACGTTAATGCGATTCAAGAACCTTCTGAAGCCAAGTATGAATTCGGTACTGTGGATGTGATTGATCTGAACCTCGTTCCTGCGGATCTGGAATACGGTAAAGTATCTGCCGTGGCTGGGGATGCAGCATTCCAGTTTCTCGCCAAAGCCATTGATCTTGCCAAAAAGCAGCAGATTCACTCCATCTGCACCGCGCCTTTGAACAAGGAAGCTCTGCATCAGGGTGGGCACCTGTATCCGGGGCACACCGAGATTCTGGCAGACCTGACGGATACACAGGACTTCTCAATGATGCTGACAACGCCTAATCTGCGCGTTATTCACCTGACAACACACATGGGTCTGATCGATGCTATTGCGAGTATTAATCCGGAAAGAACCTACACCGTCGTGAAGCTTGCTCATGATACGTTGAAAAAAGCAGGCTTTGAGGATCCGCGCGTTGCCGTATGCGGAATCAATCCTCATGCCGGAGAGAACGGCTTGTTCGGTAATGGTGAAGAAGAAGAGAAACTGCAGCCCGGCATTGAGCGTGCGCAGCAAGAAGGCATTAACGTCGTTGGTCCACTCCCTGCGGACACTCTCTTCTTCCGCGCTGGTCGCGGTGACTTCGATATCGTTGTAGCCTGCTACCACGACCAAGGCCATGCGCCGATCAAGGTAATGGGCATCGAGGAAGGCGTGAATATCACCGTTGGCCTGAAAGGCGGTATCATCCGTACGTCTGTCGACCACGGTACAGCCTTCGATATCGCTGGCAAAAATATCGCCGATGATAAAAGCATGCTGGCTGCCATCCGCTCCGCTATTGAGCTGGCGCCGAAAGATCTGGTTTAG
- a CDS encoding four-carbon acid sugar kinase family protein: MKLAIIADDLTGANDSGVQLARHGLKTSVLFNMDEGPLTRYDAVVFDTDSRSISSQEAYDRVYRAAELLMNNGFETIFKKMDSTMRGNIGIEIDAVYDVVKPDFMMIAPGYPKNNRTILEGIHYLNGVPLADTEIAHDPKTPVTISYLPDLLKQQTKYEVGEITVADLEAGQNHICTKLEQLKTNNIPYVMVDSTEERHLELILQMTRELEYTCTWAGSAGIANYLPAHYELESRAASLEIPENSGPILTVVGSVNKNSREQLHRLMRKSRVASISFHSFKAVSATADRAEEMERVYNEVRDKALEGQDVVLYSTAEQVDIELARATGEVRGLNHTEVSNEIVVAMGEICARLLEEGLFKGVSMTGGDTAKQICLKWNISGFELLDELEIGVPISKFIGIDDLHVITKAGGFGKPDVFIHAIQKLKGGILV; this comes from the coding sequence ATGAAATTAGCCATTATTGCAGATGATTTGACCGGTGCCAATGACAGCGGGGTGCAGCTTGCCCGTCATGGCTTGAAGACCAGTGTTCTTTTTAATATGGATGAAGGCCCTCTTACACGTTACGATGCCGTTGTCTTTGATACAGATAGTCGTTCCATATCCTCGCAGGAAGCGTATGACCGTGTATATCGGGCTGCTGAATTGCTGATGAATAACGGATTTGAGACGATTTTCAAAAAAATGGACTCCACCATGCGCGGTAATATCGGCATCGAGATTGATGCTGTGTATGATGTCGTAAAGCCGGACTTTATGATGATTGCCCCGGGATATCCAAAGAATAACCGGACGATATTGGAAGGAATTCATTACCTGAACGGCGTTCCGCTGGCAGATACTGAAATTGCCCATGATCCGAAGACACCTGTAACGATTTCCTACCTTCCGGACTTGTTGAAACAACAGACCAAGTACGAAGTTGGCGAGATCACCGTCGCCGATCTGGAAGCCGGGCAGAATCATATTTGCACCAAGCTAGAGCAATTGAAAACAAATAATATCCCGTATGTAATGGTGGACTCCACCGAAGAAAGACATCTGGAACTGATTCTGCAGATGACTCGCGAGTTGGAGTATACCTGTACTTGGGCAGGTTCGGCGGGTATTGCCAATTACCTCCCCGCACATTACGAGTTGGAATCCAGGGCTGCGTCACTTGAGATCCCGGAGAATTCCGGTCCAATCCTAACGGTGGTTGGCAGCGTGAATAAAAACTCCCGCGAGCAGCTACATCGCTTGATGCGCAAGTCCCGCGTAGCTTCAATCTCCTTCCATTCCTTCAAAGCGGTATCCGCAACCGCAGACCGCGCGGAAGAGATGGAACGTGTCTATAACGAGGTCCGAGACAAAGCGCTGGAAGGACAAGATGTTGTCCTCTACTCCACCGCTGAACAGGTGGATATCGAACTGGCACGGGCAACGGGCGAAGTTCGTGGTCTCAATCACACGGAAGTCAGCAACGAGATTGTAGTTGCGATGGGTGAGATCTGTGCCAGACTGCTGGAAGAGGGACTGTTCAAAGGGGTATCCATGACCGGCGGTGACACGGCTAAGCAAATCTGTCTAAAATGGAATATTAGCGGCTTCGAGCTGCTGGATGAGCTTGAAATCGGCGTACCAATCTCCAAGTTTATCGGGATTGATGATCTACATGTGATTACCAAAGCAGGTGGATTCGGTAAACCCGATGTCTTTATCCATGCGATTCAAAAATTAAAAGGGGGTATTCTCGTATGA